In Macrobrachium nipponense isolate FS-2020 chromosome 15, ASM1510439v2, whole genome shotgun sequence, a single genomic region encodes these proteins:
- the LOC135194941 gene encoding eukaryotic translation initiation factor 6-like has translation MVAGNRHGLLVPHTTTDPELQHLRDHLPEKVKIQRIEERLSALGNVIACNDYIALVHPDIDRETEEIIHDVLQVEVFRHTIANNALVGSYAVISNQGGLIHPNTPMQELDELSMLLQVPLVAGTVNRGSNGLAAGLVVNDWSAFCGMDTTATELNVIESIFKITDVPQSAISTTMRNALIDSLA, from the exons ATGGTTGCAG GAAACAGACATGGCCTTCTTGTTCCTCACACGACAACAGATCCCGAATTGCAGCACCTGAGAGATCATCTGCCAGAAAAAGTCAAAATTCAGCGCATAGAAGAAAGATTGTCAGCTCTTGGTAATGTTATTGCCTGTAATGACTACATTGCTCTCGTCCATCCAGACATTGATCGG GAAACAGAAGAAATTATACATGATGTATTGCAAGTGGAAGTGTTTAGACACACTATTGCAAACAATGCCCTTGTTGGATCTTACGCAGTGATCTCTAATCAAGGTGGCTTGATCCATCCTAACACCCCAATGCAAGAATTGGATGAACTTTCTATGCTTCTTCAGGTTCCTCTAGTG GCAGGCACTGTAAATAGAGGGTCAAATGGCTTAGCTGCAGGGTTAGTGGTTAATGATTGGTCTGCATTCTGCGGTATGGACACTACAGCAACTGAACTAAATGTCATTGAGAGCATATTCAAGATAACGGATGTTCCACAGTCTGCAATTTCCACAACTATGAGAAATGCTCTAATTGACAG cttgGCATAA